In a genomic window of Arthrobacter woluwensis:
- the atpE gene encoding ATP synthase F0 subunit C, which yields MNGEINGSLNLVGYGLSAIGGGIGVGLVFAAYINGVARQPEAQRVLQPIAFLGLALTEALAILGLVFAFVLK from the coding sequence ATGAACGGCGAAATCAACGGCTCCCTCAACCTCGTTGGCTACGGCCTCTCCGCCATCGGCGGTGGCATCGGTGTGGGTCTCGTGTTCGCGGCCTACATCAACGGTGTGGCTCGTCAGCCCGAGGCGCAGCGCGTGCTGCAGCCGATCGCATTCCTGGGCCTGGCCCTGACCGAAGCCCTCGCCATCCTCGGCCTGGTTTTCGCGTTCGTTCTGAAGTAA
- a CDS encoding N-acetylglucosamine-6-phosphate deacetylase, with protein sequence MPLDSTSSPDGQRVILRGRIVSDGDSLADGLVAIADGRIVHAGPAEGFSDPAFDGVEPTPLPDGAILIPGLVDIHCHGGNGGDFPSGQEDSARTAIDFLHRAGTTSLLASMVTASREDLLQGIGLYVDLTEEGLLEGIHLEGPFLSEARCGAQNPAFLLNPDLELAEELILAANGKLRTMTYAPELPGAAELVDLLTTHGVVPSLGHTDSDDPTAASSLAAARDGLAAAGFDGSTSRPTVTHLFNGMRPIHHRDPGPVTACLRAAQAGRAAVELVADNTHLDPQTTLTVFELVGSANVLLVTDSMAAAGLSDGHYMLGPSPVTVADGVATLDATGSIAGGTATLLQVVQRTVAAGVPLADAVRSATAVPADVLGLDDEVGSLRRGLRADVVVLDADLQLQRVMRQGEWLG encoded by the coding sequence ATGCCTCTGGACAGCACCTCTTCACCTGATGGACAGCGCGTCATCCTGCGCGGCCGCATCGTCTCCGACGGCGACTCCCTCGCTGACGGACTGGTGGCCATCGCGGACGGCAGGATCGTCCACGCCGGGCCCGCGGAGGGCTTCTCAGACCCGGCCTTCGATGGCGTGGAGCCCACGCCCCTGCCCGACGGCGCCATCCTGATCCCCGGCCTGGTCGACATCCACTGCCACGGCGGAAACGGCGGTGACTTCCCCTCGGGGCAGGAAGACTCCGCCCGGACCGCCATCGACTTCCTGCACCGCGCCGGCACCACCTCGCTCCTCGCGAGCATGGTCACCGCGTCCCGCGAGGATCTTCTCCAGGGCATCGGCCTCTACGTCGATCTGACCGAGGAAGGACTCCTTGAAGGCATCCACCTCGAAGGTCCCTTCCTGTCCGAGGCCCGCTGCGGAGCGCAGAACCCCGCCTTCCTGCTGAATCCGGATCTGGAGCTCGCCGAGGAGCTCATCCTCGCCGCCAACGGCAAGCTCCGCACCATGACCTACGCCCCGGAACTGCCGGGAGCGGCGGAGCTCGTGGACCTGCTGACCACCCACGGCGTGGTTCCGTCGCTCGGTCACACCGATTCCGATGACCCCACCGCCGCCAGCTCCCTGGCCGCCGCACGGGACGGCCTCGCCGCCGCGGGTTTCGACGGTTCCACGAGCCGCCCGACCGTCACCCACCTGTTCAACGGCATGCGGCCCATCCACCACCGCGATCCCGGCCCCGTGACGGCGTGCCTCCGCGCCGCCCAGGCCGGGCGCGCCGCCGTCGAGCTCGTGGCCGACAACACCCACCTCGACCCCCAGACCACGCTGACCGTCTTCGAGCTGGTGGGCTCTGCGAATGTGCTGCTCGTGACGGATTCCATGGCCGCCGCCGGCCTGAGCGACGGGCACTACATGCTCGGCCCCTCCCCTGTCACTGTCGCGGACGGGGTCGCGACCCTCGACGCCACCGGGTCGATCGCGGGTGGCACCGCCACGCTGCTTCAAGTGGTCCAGCGGACCGTCGCCGCCGGCGTCCCCCTCGCCGACGCCGTCCGCTCGGCGACGGCCGTCCCCGCGGACGTCCTGGGACTCGATGACGAAGTGGGGAGCCTGCGGCGCGGCCTGCGTGCCGACGTCGTGGTGCTCGACGCCGATCTCCAGCTCCAGCGCGTCATGCGCCAGGGGGAATGGCTCGGCTGA
- the atpB gene encoding F0F1 ATP synthase subunit A — MFALTLPAQDSGSFNPPGIDEMHLPAILPWGAADGFSKQMLLVILSVVIIAAFFVAAARKGQLVPGKLQFAGESAYGFVRNGIAKDIIGGKDFIKYVPLLFSLFFFILVNNIYGAIPVIQLPSFSHVGGAYVLAGLVYLTWIVIGVKKNGIRYFKLATVPSGVPFYILPLVVPIEIISNFVVRPITHSLRLFATMLAGHLIVMIAGSGIEFLIAQENVLLKGTSLLVLAGAVAMYMLEALIMVLQAYVFTLLTAIYIEGALHADSH; from the coding sequence TTGTTCGCGCTTACGCTCCCCGCTCAGGATTCGGGTTCTTTCAACCCGCCTGGTATTGACGAAATGCACCTCCCGGCGATTTTGCCCTGGGGTGCAGCGGACGGCTTCTCCAAGCAGATGCTCCTGGTGATCCTCTCCGTGGTCATCATTGCGGCGTTCTTCGTGGCCGCCGCCCGCAAGGGCCAGCTGGTGCCCGGAAAGCTCCAGTTCGCCGGTGAGTCCGCCTACGGCTTCGTCCGTAACGGCATCGCCAAGGACATCATCGGCGGTAAGGACTTCATCAAGTACGTCCCACTGCTGTTCAGCCTGTTCTTCTTCATCCTGGTGAACAACATCTACGGCGCGATCCCCGTGATCCAGCTGCCGTCCTTCTCCCACGTGGGCGGCGCCTACGTGCTGGCAGGTCTCGTGTACCTCACCTGGATCGTGATCGGCGTGAAGAAGAACGGCATCCGTTACTTCAAGCTGGCGACCGTTCCCTCGGGCGTGCCGTTCTACATCCTGCCGCTCGTCGTCCCGATCGAGATCATCTCGAACTTCGTGGTCCGCCCCATCACGCACAGCCTCCGTCTGTTCGCGACCATGCTGGCAGGTCACCTGATCGTGATGATCGCGGGCTCCGGCATCGAGTTCCTCATCGCCCAGGAGAACGTCCTGCTGAAGGGCACCTCGCTGCTGGTGCTGGCAGGCGCTGTGGCCATGTACATGCTGGAAGCGCTGATCATGGTGCTGCAGGCGTACGTGTTCACGCTGCTGACCGCCATCTACATTGAAGGCGCTCTCCACGCGGACAGCCACTAA
- a CDS encoding F0F1 ATP synthase subunit delta, with protein sequence MAGVSSESLKTALAEVEPKLPTAPLSLANELFGTLEALDGSAGLRRALTDPSRTAEEKAGLIRGLLAGKVSADAEQIVSSLAASRWADSRDIGDALETIAATVAIAVAESKGAAAGRGASGLEALENDLFAFNTVVDGSHELQRALVEPAAAPQQKADLARKLVPGASEEAQLLIRQAVVAPRGVKPAKLVERFAELAAKRQERWIATVEVTRPLTEEQQARLQAGLNALYGRELKVNTVVDPELIGGIRVKVGDEVVDASLLTKLGELRRKLAG encoded by the coding sequence ATGGCAGGTGTATCGAGCGAATCGCTGAAGACGGCGCTGGCCGAGGTGGAGCCCAAGCTCCCCACGGCTCCGCTGTCCCTGGCAAACGAGCTTTTCGGAACCCTCGAGGCTCTTGACGGCTCGGCCGGTCTGCGCCGGGCTCTGACGGATCCTTCGCGCACCGCGGAGGAGAAGGCGGGTCTGATCCGCGGACTGCTGGCCGGCAAGGTCTCAGCCGATGCAGAGCAGATCGTCAGTTCGCTGGCGGCCTCCCGCTGGGCTGACTCCCGCGACATCGGCGATGCGCTCGAAACTATCGCCGCAACCGTGGCGATCGCCGTCGCTGAGTCCAAGGGCGCCGCAGCAGGTCGCGGCGCTTCCGGGCTGGAAGCACTGGAGAACGATCTCTTCGCGTTCAACACGGTGGTCGATGGCAGCCATGAGCTGCAGCGCGCCCTCGTGGAGCCGGCTGCTGCACCGCAGCAGAAGGCAGACCTGGCACGCAAGCTCGTGCCCGGAGCCAGCGAAGAGGCACAGCTCCTCATCCGTCAGGCCGTCGTCGCCCCGCGTGGCGTCAAGCCGGCCAAGCTGGTGGAGCGCTTTGCAGAGTTGGCCGCCAAGCGCCAGGAGCGCTGGATCGCCACGGTGGAAGTGACCCGCCCCCTCACCGAAGAGCAGCAGGCCCGCCTCCAGGCCGGTCTGAACGCGCTCTACGGCCGGGAGCTCAAGGTCAACACCGTCGTGGATCCGGAGCTCATCGGCGGAATCCGCGTCAAGGTCGGTGACGAAGTGGTTGACGCTTCCCTGCTGACCAAACTCGGCGAACTGCGCCGCAAGCTGGCCGGCTGA
- a CDS encoding F0F1 ATP synthase subunit B has protein sequence MDQLILAADQAHESPNPLVPNVWEMGVVLVGFLVLLFIVVKFVVPMFEKTYAERAEAIEGGIAKAEKAQAEATAALEEYKQQLTDARTEANRIREEARAEGAQILADLKEKAAAEAARITEQAHVQIEAERQAAVVSLRSEVGSLATTLAGRIVGESLDDDARASRVVDRFLADLENQSAGAAQ, from the coding sequence ATGGATCAGCTGATCCTTGCTGCAGACCAAGCCCATGAGTCTCCGAACCCGCTTGTTCCCAATGTCTGGGAAATGGGCGTGGTCCTGGTCGGCTTCCTGGTTCTGCTCTTCATCGTGGTCAAGTTCGTTGTCCCGATGTTCGAGAAGACCTACGCCGAGCGTGCCGAAGCCATCGAAGGTGGCATCGCGAAGGCTGAGAAGGCCCAGGCCGAGGCTACGGCCGCTCTGGAAGAGTACAAGCAGCAGCTGACGGACGCCCGCACTGAGGCCAATCGCATCCGCGAAGAAGCCCGTGCTGAAGGCGCCCAGATTCTGGCTGACCTCAAGGAGAAGGCCGCCGCCGAGGCAGCCCGTATCACCGAGCAGGCCCACGTACAGATCGAGGCAGAGCGTCAGGCCGCCGTCGTCTCCCTGCGCAGCGAAGTCGGCAGCCTTGCCACGACGCTCGCCGGGCGCATCGTCGGTGAGTCGCTGGATGACGACGCCCGCGCATCCCGCGTGGTCGATCGCTTCCTCGCCGATCTGGAGAACCAGAGCGCAGGTGCAGCACAGTAA
- the atpD gene encoding F0F1 ATP synthase subunit beta, protein MTATATEHAATAAGATGRIARVIGPVVDVEFPADAIPEIYNALTTEVTLNGETKTITFETSQHLGDNLVRAISLQATDGLVRGTQVFDTGAPISVPVGDGVKGHIFNVLGQPLDVEESELQVSERWPIHRKAPSFASLEGSTEMLETGIKVIDLLTPYIKGGKIGLFGGAGVGKTVLIQEMITRVARNFGGTSVFAGVGERTREGNDLWVEMDEAGVLKDTALVFGQMDEPPGTRLRVALSALTMAEYFRDVQNQDVLLFIDNIFRFTQAGSEVSTLLGRMPSAVGYQPNLADEMGLLQERITSTKGHSITSMQAIYVPADDYTDPAPATTFAHLDATTELSREIASRGLYPAVDPLTSTSRILDPQYIGKDHYDTAVRVKQILQKNKELQDIIAILGVDELSEEDKIVVARARRIQQFLSQNTYTAKQFTGVEGSTVSIKDTIEGFKAICNGDVDHIAEQAFFNVGGMDDVERQWAKIQSETR, encoded by the coding sequence ATGACTGCCACCGCTACCGAGCACGCAGCCACCGCGGCCGGCGCCACCGGTCGTATTGCCCGCGTCATTGGGCCGGTTGTCGACGTCGAATTCCCGGCCGACGCCATCCCGGAAATCTACAACGCCCTGACCACTGAGGTCACCCTCAACGGTGAGACCAAGACCATCACCTTCGAGACCTCGCAGCACCTGGGTGACAACCTGGTCCGCGCGATCTCGCTGCAGGCGACCGACGGCCTGGTCCGCGGCACGCAGGTCTTCGACACCGGTGCCCCCATCTCCGTGCCTGTGGGCGACGGCGTCAAGGGCCACATCTTCAACGTGCTCGGGCAGCCGCTGGACGTCGAAGAGTCCGAGCTCCAGGTCTCCGAGCGCTGGCCCATCCACCGCAAGGCCCCGAGCTTCGCGAGCCTCGAAGGCTCCACCGAGATGCTCGAAACCGGCATCAAGGTCATCGACCTTCTCACCCCGTACATCAAGGGTGGCAAGATCGGCCTGTTCGGCGGCGCCGGCGTGGGCAAGACCGTGCTCATCCAGGAAATGATCACCCGTGTTGCTCGCAACTTCGGTGGCACCTCCGTGTTCGCCGGTGTCGGTGAGCGCACCCGTGAGGGTAACGACCTCTGGGTCGAAATGGACGAGGCCGGCGTTCTGAAGGACACCGCTTTGGTGTTCGGCCAGATGGATGAGCCGCCGGGAACGCGTCTGCGCGTGGCCCTGTCCGCTCTGACCATGGCGGAGTACTTCCGCGATGTGCAGAACCAGGACGTGCTGCTCTTCATCGACAACATCTTCCGCTTCACCCAGGCCGGTTCCGAGGTGTCGACCCTGCTGGGCCGCATGCCGTCCGCCGTGGGTTACCAGCCGAACCTGGCCGATGAGATGGGTCTCCTCCAGGAGCGCATCACCTCGACCAAGGGCCACTCGATCACGTCCATGCAGGCGATCTACGTCCCTGCTGACGACTACACCGACCCGGCGCCGGCCACCACCTTCGCGCACCTGGATGCGACCACCGAGCTCTCCCGTGAGATCGCTTCCCGTGGTCTGTACCCGGCCGTGGACCCGCTGACCTCCACTTCCCGCATCCTGGATCCCCAGTACATCGGCAAGGACCACTACGACACCGCTGTGCGCGTGAAGCAGATCCTGCAGAAGAACAAGGAACTCCAGGACATCATCGCCATCCTCGGTGTCGATGAGCTCTCCGAAGAGGACAAGATCGTCGTGGCCCGTGCCCGTCGTATCCAGCAGTTCCTGTCCCAGAACACCTACACCGCCAAGCAGTTCACCGGCGTCGAGGGTTCGACCGTGTCCATCAAGGACACCATCGAGGGCTTCAAGGCGATCTGCAACGGCGACGTCGACCACATCGCCGAGCAGGCGTTCTTCAACGTCGGTGGCATGGACGATGTCGAGCGTCAGTGGGCCAAGATCCAGTCTGAGACCCGCTGA
- the atpA gene encoding F0F1 ATP synthase subunit alpha, with product MAELTINADDVRNALNEFAASYEPGNAERVEVGRVTAASDGIARVEGLPSVMANELLRFEDGTLGLAQNLDVREIGVIVLGDFTGIEEGQEVHRTGQILSVPVGDAFLGRVVDPLGQPIDDLGDIKAEGTRALELQAPGVTQRKSVHEPMQTGLKAIDAMIPIGRGQRQLIIGDRQTGKTAIAVDTIINQKANWESGDVDKQVRCIYVAIGQKASTIAAVRQTLEEKGALEYTTIVASPASDPAGFKYLAPYAGSAIGQHWMYGGKHVLIIFDDLSKQAEAYRAVSLLLRRPPGREAYPGDVFYLHSRLLERCAKLSDELGAGSMTGLPIIETKANDVSAYIPTNVISITDGQIFLQSDLFNANQRPAVDVGISVSRVGGSAQVKAMKKVSGTLKLDLAQYRDMQAFAMFASDLDAASRQQLTRGARLMELLKQGQYQPYPVENQVVSIWAGTNGYLDDVPVEDVSRFESEFLEHLKHSTSILTTIGQTNLLENDTVEALKTAIADFKRGFFGEGHSQLVGAGHEEHEAISGDSVDQEKIVKQKR from the coding sequence ATGGCCGAATTGACCATCAATGCCGACGACGTCCGCAATGCCTTGAACGAGTTCGCGGCGTCTTACGAGCCCGGCAATGCCGAGCGCGTCGAGGTCGGCCGTGTGACCGCCGCCAGCGACGGTATCGCCCGTGTCGAGGGCCTTCCCTCGGTCATGGCCAACGAACTCCTTCGCTTCGAGGATGGAACTCTGGGCCTGGCCCAGAACCTTGACGTCCGTGAGATCGGCGTGATCGTACTCGGTGACTTCACCGGTATCGAAGAAGGCCAGGAAGTGCACCGCACGGGTCAGATTCTTTCTGTCCCCGTCGGTGACGCGTTCCTCGGCCGTGTGGTTGACCCGCTGGGCCAGCCCATCGACGACCTGGGCGACATCAAGGCTGAGGGCACCCGCGCACTGGAGCTCCAGGCACCGGGCGTGACCCAGCGTAAGTCGGTTCACGAGCCGATGCAGACGGGTCTCAAGGCCATCGACGCCATGATCCCGATCGGCCGTGGCCAGCGTCAGCTGATCATCGGTGACCGCCAGACCGGTAAGACGGCCATCGCGGTGGACACCATCATCAACCAGAAGGCCAACTGGGAGTCCGGCGACGTCGACAAGCAGGTTCGCTGCATCTACGTCGCGATCGGTCAGAAGGCGTCCACCATCGCCGCTGTCCGCCAGACCCTGGAAGAGAAGGGTGCCCTGGAGTACACCACGATCGTGGCCTCCCCGGCGTCCGACCCCGCGGGCTTCAAGTACCTGGCACCGTACGCCGGTTCGGCCATCGGCCAGCACTGGATGTACGGCGGCAAGCACGTCCTCATCATCTTCGATGACCTCTCCAAGCAGGCCGAAGCCTACCGCGCCGTGTCGCTGCTCCTGCGCCGCCCGCCGGGACGTGAAGCCTACCCGGGTGACGTGTTCTACCTGCACTCCCGTCTGCTCGAGCGTTGTGCCAAGCTCTCCGACGAGCTGGGCGCGGGCTCGATGACCGGTCTGCCGATCATCGAGACGAAGGCGAACGACGTGTCCGCCTACATCCCGACGAACGTCATCTCCATCACCGACGGCCAGATCTTCCTGCAGTCGGACCTCTTCAACGCCAACCAGCGTCCGGCCGTCGACGTGGGCATCTCGGTGTCCCGCGTGGGTGGTTCCGCTCAGGTCAAGGCCATGAAGAAGGTCTCCGGCACCTTGAAGCTGGACCTCGCTCAGTACCGCGACATGCAGGCCTTCGCCATGTTCGCCTCGGACCTGGATGCGGCTTCCCGCCAGCAGCTGACCCGTGGCGCCCGCCTCATGGAGCTGCTCAAGCAGGGCCAGTACCAGCCGTACCCGGTCGAGAACCAGGTCGTCTCCATCTGGGCCGGCACCAACGGCTACCTGGACGATGTCCCGGTGGAGGACGTGTCCCGCTTCGAGTCCGAGTTCCTCGAGCACCTGAAGCACAGCACGTCCATCCTGACCACCATCGGCCAGACCAACCTGCTGGAGAACGACACGGTCGAGGCTCTGAAGACGGCGATCGCCGACTTCAAGCGCGGCTTCTTCGGCGAGGGTCACAGCCAGCTGGTCGGCGCCGGTCACGAGGAGCACGAGGCCATCTCGGGCGACTCCGTCGACCAGGAAAAGATCGTCAAGCAGAAGCGCTAG
- a CDS encoding F0F1 ATP synthase subunit gamma has translation MGAQIRVYRQKIASTTSMRKIFKAMELIATSRIGKARARVAASQPYARAITRAVSAVASQSQVEHPLTTEPAQVRRAAVVVMTADRGLAGAYSASVLKQAEGLIELLHSEGKDVKTYLVGRKAQAYFDFRSRPYARVWTGGTDAPEFATAQEVSKVILEDFATDFEEGGVEEIHVVYTRFKSMVTQEPTVVRLLPLEVVEEEDTPEAEILPLYDFEPETEQVLDSLLPRYIESRIFAAMLQAAASELAARQRAMKSAGDNATELIKKYTRLRNTARQAEITQELTEIVAGADALAS, from the coding sequence ATGGGAGCCCAGATCCGGGTCTACCGCCAGAAGATCGCCTCGACCACGTCGATGCGCAAGATCTTCAAGGCGATGGAACTGATCGCGACCTCTCGCATCGGTAAGGCACGTGCTCGTGTTGCTGCATCGCAGCCCTACGCCCGCGCCATCACCCGTGCCGTTTCTGCTGTCGCCAGCCAGAGCCAGGTGGAGCACCCGCTCACCACTGAGCCCGCTCAGGTGCGCCGCGCCGCCGTCGTCGTGATGACGGCCGACCGTGGTCTCGCCGGTGCGTACTCGGCGAGCGTGCTCAAGCAGGCCGAGGGCCTGATCGAGCTGCTTCACAGCGAAGGCAAGGACGTCAAGACCTACCTGGTGGGTCGCAAGGCGCAGGCCTACTTCGATTTCCGTTCCCGTCCTTACGCCCGCGTCTGGACCGGCGGCACCGATGCTCCGGAGTTCGCAACCGCTCAGGAGGTCAGCAAGGTCATCCTTGAAGACTTCGCCACCGACTTCGAAGAAGGCGGCGTGGAGGAGATCCACGTGGTGTACACGCGCTTCAAGTCCATGGTGACCCAGGAGCCGACCGTGGTCCGCCTCCTGCCCCTGGAGGTCGTGGAAGAGGAGGACACTCCGGAAGCGGAGATCCTGCCCCTCTACGATTTCGAGCCCGAGACCGAGCAGGTGCTGGACTCGCTGCTGCCGCGCTACATCGAATCCCGCATCTTCGCGGCGATGCTGCAGGCTGCCGCGTCCGAGCTGGCTGCCCGTCAGCGTGCCATGAAGTCCGCAGGCGACAACGCGACCGAGCTGATCAAAAAGTACACGCGACTGCGCAACACGGCCCGTCAGGCCGAAATCACGCAGGAGCTCACCGAGATCGTGGCCGGTGCCGACGCACTCGCGTCGTAA
- a CDS encoding AtpZ/AtpI family protein, with product MATENKRPSEADPSHQGDGGYNAGMAVFSYIVGGILVWSLIGWGLDSLWGTRWIVLAGALLGAVGGFYLAQMHGFFKHRADSSGTDSKKPHTPSK from the coding sequence ATGGCGACAGAAAACAAGCGCCCGTCGGAAGCCGATCCTTCGCATCAGGGCGACGGCGGCTACAACGCCGGAATGGCGGTCTTCAGCTATATCGTCGGCGGAATCCTGGTCTGGAGTTTGATAGGGTGGGGACTGGATTCACTGTGGGGGACCCGCTGGATTGTACTCGCCGGAGCATTGCTCGGGGCGGTCGGCGGTTTCTATCTCGCCCAGATGCATGGATTCTTCAAACACCGCGCTGACAGTTCCGGCACGGACTCGAAGAAGCCTCACACGCCTTCCAAATAA
- a CDS encoding DUF2550 domain-containing protein, protein MGDSVIVTLGIAAILAIIIGALCLVGVRRVNLRRALGTIDASICLANGRWQMGVCRFQGSELEWFKMFSLSPTPRYSFERNQLDLVRRREPGEAESSRIQPGSVIVELSYEGQEVLLAMRFDEYTGLSSWLEAGPRPGLNRLD, encoded by the coding sequence ATGGGTGATTCGGTCATTGTCACTCTGGGCATCGCAGCGATCCTCGCGATCATCATCGGTGCTCTGTGCCTGGTAGGGGTGCGCCGCGTCAATCTGCGGCGCGCCCTGGGCACCATTGACGCCTCCATCTGCCTGGCCAACGGCCGCTGGCAGATGGGGGTTTGTCGTTTCCAGGGCTCGGAACTCGAGTGGTTCAAGATGTTCTCCCTGAGTCCCACGCCGCGCTACAGCTTCGAGCGCAACCAGCTTGATCTGGTGCGACGGCGTGAACCGGGCGAGGCGGAGTCCTCCAGGATCCAGCCGGGCTCGGTGATCGTGGAGCTGAGCTATGAGGGTCAGGAAGTGCTGCTCGCGATGCGTTTCGATGAGTACACGGGGCTCTCCTCCTGGCTGGAAGCCGGGCCGAGACCGGGACTCAACCGGCTCGACTGA
- a CDS encoding F0F1 ATP synthase subunit epsilon, producing the protein MAELDVEVVAADHFVWSGAAKVVNARTSDGAIGILPGHAPVLAILAEGELSIEPVTGSRIHVTVDGGFFSVDNDRVVIVADNAQLNDSAAA; encoded by the coding sequence ATGGCTGAGCTCGACGTTGAGGTCGTCGCGGCGGACCACTTCGTGTGGTCCGGCGCGGCCAAGGTGGTCAACGCCCGCACCAGCGATGGCGCGATCGGCATCCTCCCCGGGCACGCGCCGGTTCTGGCGATCCTCGCGGAAGGTGAGCTGTCCATCGAGCCGGTCACGGGCAGCCGCATCCACGTCACCGTGGATGGGGGATTCTTCTCCGTTGACAATGACCGAGTGGTGATCGTGGCTGACAATGCTCAGCTCAACGATTCCGCCGCGGCGTAG
- a CDS encoding MraY family glycosyltransferase produces the protein MIMYSLMALTAMVVSYFATWLARSLGNRYELFTPIRLRDQHSKPVPRLGGLGIFAGVLVALLVASQSFFVKDIFKGNASPWGVLAGAAVIVLVGLLDDLIDLKWWIKLLGQFGAGLVVAVWGVRMTVIPFFGEPIHLTSYPLSVAVTAFLIAVTMNALNFIDGLDGLAAGVSIIGGSAFFLMAYWVHRNAVLLDYSDLATLLTAVIVGSCLGFLPHNWYPARIFMGDSGAMLIGLLMASAGIVATGQVGSGLYERVNGLPTVLPLLLPFMVMAVPLLDLISAVVRRTARGRSPWAADRGHLHHKLLDLGHSDRSAVLLMYAWTAVLAYGCAAMAFFPWGTVVTVVLVLCAILTAMTLKPRLARSADDS, from the coding sequence ATGATCATGTATTCCCTCATGGCGCTCACCGCCATGGTCGTCTCCTACTTCGCCACGTGGCTGGCCCGATCGCTGGGCAACCGGTACGAGCTCTTCACACCGATCCGCCTCCGCGACCAGCACTCGAAACCGGTGCCCCGGTTGGGCGGCCTGGGGATCTTCGCCGGTGTTCTGGTGGCGCTCCTGGTGGCCAGCCAGTCCTTCTTCGTCAAGGACATCTTCAAAGGCAACGCCTCGCCCTGGGGGGTGCTCGCGGGCGCCGCCGTGATCGTGCTGGTCGGACTTCTGGACGACCTCATCGACCTCAAGTGGTGGATCAAACTGCTGGGGCAGTTCGGCGCGGGGCTCGTCGTGGCCGTCTGGGGTGTGCGCATGACGGTCATCCCGTTCTTCGGGGAGCCGATCCACCTCACCTCCTACCCCCTCAGCGTCGCGGTGACGGCCTTCCTGATCGCCGTCACCATGAACGCCCTGAACTTCATCGACGGGCTGGACGGCCTCGCGGCGGGTGTCTCGATCATCGGTGGTTCGGCGTTCTTCCTCATGGCGTACTGGGTGCACCGGAATGCCGTGCTCCTCGACTATTCGGACCTGGCCACGCTGCTCACTGCCGTGATCGTGGGGAGCTGCCTGGGCTTCCTTCCGCACAACTGGTATCCGGCGCGGATCTTCATGGGGGATTCCGGCGCCATGCTGATCGGCCTGCTCATGGCCTCCGCCGGCATCGTGGCCACGGGCCAGGTGGGTTCCGGGCTGTACGAGCGGGTCAACGGCCTGCCCACCGTGCTGCCGCTGCTGCTGCCCTTCATGGTGATGGCCGTCCCGCTGCTGGATCTCATCTCGGCCGTGGTGCGGCGCACGGCGCGCGGCCGGTCCCCCTGGGCCGCCGACCGTGGGCATCTGCACCACAAGCTCCTGGACCTCGGGCATTCCGACCGGTCGGCCGTGCTCCTCATGTACGCGTGGACCGCCGTCCTCGCCTACGGCTGCGCTGCGATGGCGTTCTTCCCGTGGGGGACCGTGGTGACCGTGGTGCTGGTGCTGTGCGCGATCCTCACCGCGATGACCCTCAAGCCCCGCCTCGCGCGCTCCGCCGACGACTCCTGA